From Toxorhynchites rutilus septentrionalis strain SRP chromosome 2, ASM2978413v1, whole genome shotgun sequence, a single genomic window includes:
- the LOC129766998 gene encoding tigger transposable element-derived protein 2-like, whose protein sequence is MDGLQGSSTNVNRKRRSNFLTLVEKVRIIEDFEAGCGTHDFLGKKYGVGSSTVTRIIQKKEAIREAVDKFKEYGVNNRKTLKEQTSLCWKKLFWILQQRQSNILLTVDILKAKAELLFKMFQDRGLYAVHGFSASDGWMHRFKQRFGLRVKAVTGEKASVNVEAYLNFKKVLQKKIQEMQLSLSQVFNADESALFIKLLATRSVVTCDETVASGRKQNKTRYTFMPCSNIDGSLKLPLYFICTAAKPRGINIEELPVSYNHSKKAWMTRLLFRQWFHEEFVPAVRKFSAERGLEPKALLVLDNCTSHYDVDESLQSDDGLIQVIYLPPNVTAECQPMDQSVINAIKRKYKRKLMLALILENEHLSFEERLKKINLQQCISWLATSWEEISDKTIRYSWKKLIDGLPEDAVNVDSKAADDDFKALVSRIDSLAGTKTSEQDIDLWIKDQVYDGDHNPDWVTSEVFSDDEILSSVLKKDQPEMQEEWLVDTEDGSNSFDTSITSTGDPDFGDAIKSIDCLVRYMKHDVAEVCRLNALRSKITEVEWLKRAC, encoded by the exons ATGGATGGTTTGCAAGGATCCAGTACGAACGTTAACCGGAAACGGAGGAGCAATTTCCTGACGCTGGTGGAGAAGGTTCGCATAATTGAAGATTTTGAAGCAGGATGTGGTACGCATGACTTTCTtgggaagaagtacggcgtagGATCTTCTACGGTCACGAGAATAATCCAAAAGAAAGAAGCAATTCGTGAGGCGGTGGACAAGTTCAAGGAATATGgtgtaaataatcgaaaaacattgaaagagcAGACTTCCCTTTGCTGGAAGAAGCTCTTCTGGATTTTACAGCAGCGGCAGTCCAACATTTTGTTGACAGTGGATATTCTTAAAGCAAAGGCGGAGCTGCTGTTTAAGATGTTCCAGGACCGGGGGCTCTATGCGGTGCACGGTTTTTCTGCTTCGGATGGCTGGATGCATCGTTTTAAGCAGCGGTTTGGATTGCGCGTGAAAGCCGTAACAGGAGAAAAGGCATCGGTGAACGTTGAAGCGTACCTAAATTTCAAGAAGGTTCTACAGAAGAAGATTCAGGAAATGCAGCTATCACTATCCCAAGTCTTTAATGCAGATGAATCTGCCTTGTTCATCAAGCTCCTAGCCACACGCTCTGTCGTTACCTGTGATGAGACCGTGGCAAGCGGACGGAAGCAAAACAAGACAAGGTATACGTTTATGCCTTGCTCCAACATAGATGGTTCCCTAAAGCTTCCGTTGTATTTCATTTGCACTGCTGCAAAACCACGAGGAATCAACATCGAAGAACTTCCCGTTTCATATAATcattccaaaaaggcttggatgaCCAGACTGTTGTTCCGTCAATGGTTCCACGAAGAGTTTGTCCCCGCTGTTCGAAAATTttcggccgagagaggattggAGCCAAAGGCATTGCTGGTTCTTGATAATTGCACCAGTCATTATGACGTTGACGAATCTCTACAGAGTGACGATGGACTGATTCAAGTGATCTACCTCCCACCAAATGTAACTGCTGAATGCCAGCCGATGGACCAATCGGTCATCAATGCAATCAAGCGAAAGTATAAAAGAAAACTGATGCTCGCATTAATTCTGGAAAACGAACACTTAAG TTTCGAAGAACGATTGAAGAAGATTAATCTTCAACAGTGTATATCGTGGTTGGCAACCTCTTGGGAGGAGATATCTGACAAAACTATACGTTATTCGTGGAAGAAATTGATCGATGGTTTGCCGGAGGATGCTGTTAATGTAGACTCGAAAGCGGCCGATGATGACTTCAAAGCGCTTGTGTCCAGGATTGACAGTTTGGCAGGAACAAAAACATCTGAGCAAGATATTGATCTGTGGATCAAAGATCAGGTGTATGATGGTGATCATAATCCAGATTGGGTAACCAGTGAAGTGTTCTCTGATGACGAGATTTTGTCATCAGTTCTCAAGAAAGATCAACCTGAAATGCAAGAAGAATGGTTGGTAGACACAGAAGATGGAAGTAATTCGTTTGATACTTCCATTACTAGTACCGGAGATCCTGATTTTGGCGATGCAATCAAGTCAATTGATTGCCTAGTTCGCTATATGAAGCATGATGTTGCAGAAGTATGCCGTTTGAACGCGCTACGTTCGAAAATCACTGAAGTTGAATGGCTAAAACGAGCATGTTGA